One Brassica oleracea var. oleracea cultivar TO1000 chromosome C7, BOL, whole genome shotgun sequence genomic window carries:
- the LOC106305573 gene encoding uncharacterized protein LOC106305573 has product MNCCFPPSGKNITISTLDVELKIPDCNKCGKGMISAISNFKGVASYTKDTENQKVAVSGSFDLEKLLKKLKKVTGGKGVEVVKEEEKDPEPEIVEVVKEKDEETEVVQEVKTEENARPEMVFEPNSDEQKEKEKYMLFSDENPNAKCTIS; this is encoded by the exons ATGAATTGCTGCTTTCCGCCTTCAGGAAAAAATATCACTATTAG TACATTGGATGTTGAATTGAAGATACCAGATTGTAACAAATGCGGGAAAGGCATGATTTCTGCTATTTCCAACTTCAAAG GAGTTGCATCTTATACGAAGGATACAGAGAATCAAAAGGTTGCGGTTTCTGGAAGTTTTGACCTGGAGAAGTTGTTGAAAAAACTCAAAAAAGTAACAGGCGGCAAAGGAGTGGAGGTTGTGAAGGAAGAAGAGAAAGATCCTGAACCTGAAATAGTTGAGGTTGTTAAAGAGAAAGATGAAGAAACTGAAGTGGTTCAAGAAGTTAAAACAGAAGAGAATGCACGACCTGAAATGGTTTTCGAACCAAACAGTGATGAGCAAAAGGAAAAAGAGAAGTACATGCTGTTCAGTGACGAGAACCCTAACGCCAAGTGTACTATTTCGTAA